A genomic window from Candidatus Melainabacteria bacterium includes:
- a CDS encoding tetratricopeptide repeat protein, which produces MKKLVIYFVFVLVNFFVFCSLSLQAAEIEKAAGRIVSLSGNVTVAQRGSTSPAKPFQNLSVGDVVSTGPNSRVAILLRDESLIKLNSNSKITIKNVISSVKPVSTGVVDKTQLKQDSGEMWIRTKNRPGKLEIDTKSGSAAIRGTELNIYSDENKTLLTVLDGSADLSNSIGSVLVAQNEQGEATPDTIPVKRTLTVEETENAVQWIFYFPKNLKLKKQVEDASLEVLTKNYKENPDDAEPKTLLGIKKLISGQYKEALELFEEASSIDPTSATNELMRARTLFILHKQKEALQVIDEAIKLDPSWYLPRAEKSKYLIAEGNFVQAEKEAKEAINLDPNSPEPYISLGEVQYIFGKIKKASESFERALNIDSDLAEAHIGKGKTLISSFYNEEAIEEFLASVLLEPSLARTHMYLGQAYYQSKQTEKAINELQEARRIDPKDPLILNNLSIIYDVAHKYGKSLELDEETISITPNLLEAGARQSRNLSVASGNLGIEPLRFGLTDWGFFQANKALRENPIDGASHFTLGSIYSSNRVDPILPKSDGGGVAQAQLSTGQVRGLRGTNLTGINARTSTNEFDLGLNFASDSERLIGKLLSPSVLGSPNGRYRFFRAPELYVTTTGFFGQEQTSVLNEGSISANGYLGTPWNIYVNSEFMGGLARNVFGDLTGKGNRSFFKGEFAFSPLKTVDVIGSYTRADVNMRVFDKNFPKARSLFTPDLNNFDTTLSWRPNPKNVILNRFFGEVSSTRLDSSTPELGSSKIFAGIFPRNYGYQLRHLSNLDKHKFTWGGEWIHSNNPAQVSTNFFSTGIVPPVQTIGYLKERSKYDIITAYTQDLIRLNKRTDFVLGFRYDQIFQRTKDNTIAQTITDGMTANLFDYDKRFTDRVSFSPQAAVAYNIGENTVVRLGSQHKAFYNTFLPELAPQDVAGLPFGDQGEFFTRGTEGWEHAASFEHRLPKILPWLENFIKVKPFYRRMLVRNFDSIADYQVQRVRNWGFEVGYNQLMFKQIGFFATYVYQHVRDRTPYKIFDDTTSTLAIVNGKIPTLQVPNRIRFGWTWHSPTGISINFINTYIGPKFGTIGEVDKIKGYFLGDANITYESPRTRSYLLTFGINNIYGAAFRQSLRQRDPGVTFYGNFELRGVLPLSTHFWR; this is translated from the coding sequence ATGAAAAAATTAGTTATTTATTTTGTTTTTGTGCTTGTTAATTTTTTTGTTTTTTGCTCTTTAAGTTTACAAGCAGCAGAAATTGAAAAAGCAGCAGGAAGAATAGTAAGCCTTTCAGGGAATGTTACTGTTGCACAAAGAGGAAGTACTTCTCCTGCAAAACCATTTCAAAATCTAAGCGTTGGTGATGTTGTATCAACCGGACCAAATTCAAGAGTTGCAATTTTACTTAGAGATGAAAGTTTAATTAAATTAAATTCAAACTCTAAAATAACTATTAAAAATGTTATCTCTTCTGTAAAGCCTGTTTCAACTGGTGTAGTTGATAAAACTCAGTTAAAACAAGATAGTGGTGAAATGTGGATTAGAACTAAAAATAGGCCTGGAAAGCTTGAAATTGATACAAAATCTGGTTCAGCAGCTATACGTGGCACGGAACTAAATATTTATTCAGATGAAAATAAAACATTGCTTACTGTTTTAGATGGCTCAGCTGATCTTTCTAATTCAATAGGATCAGTTTTAGTAGCACAAAACGAACAAGGAGAAGCTACACCAGATACTATTCCTGTAAAAAGAACATTAACTGTTGAAGAAACAGAAAATGCTGTTCAGTGGATATTTTATTTTCCAAAGAACCTTAAGTTAAAAAAACAAGTAGAAGATGCAAGTCTTGAAGTACTTACAAAAAATTATAAAGAAAATCCAGATGATGCTGAACCAAAAACACTTCTTGGAATTAAAAAATTAATTAGTGGTCAGTATAAAGAAGCCTTAGAACTTTTTGAAGAAGCAAGCAGTATAGATCCTACTTCAGCAACAAATGAGTTAATGAGAGCAAGAACATTATTTATTTTACATAAACAAAAAGAAGCTCTACAAGTCATTGACGAAGCAATAAAACTAGATCCAAGCTGGTACTTGCCAAGAGCAGAAAAAAGCAAGTATTTAATAGCTGAAGGTAATTTTGTACAAGCTGAAAAAGAAGCAAAAGAAGCAATTAATCTTGATCCAAATTCTCCAGAACCATATATTAGTTTAGGCGAAGTTCAATATATCTTTGGGAAAATTAAAAAAGCTAGTGAAAGTTTTGAAAGAGCATTAAATATTGACAGTGATCTTGCTGAAGCACATATTGGTAAGGGGAAAACATTAATTAGTAGTTTTTACAACGAAGAAGCTATTGAAGAATTCTTAGCTAGTGTACTTTTAGAACCTTCATTAGCAAGAACTCACATGTATCTTGGGCAAGCATATTATCAAAGTAAGCAAACAGAAAAAGCAATTAATGAACTTCAAGAAGCTAGGAGAATTGATCCAAAAGATCCATTAATTTTAAATAATCTTTCAATTATTTATGATGTTGCACATAAGTATGGGAAGTCACTTGAATTAGATGAAGAAACAATTAGCATTACACCAAATCTTTTAGAAGCAGGAGCAAGACAAAGTAGAAATCTCTCAGTAGCAAGTGGAAATCTTGGCATTGAACCACTTAGATTTGGGTTAACTGACTGGGGATTTTTCCAGGCAAATAAAGCACTAAGAGAAAATCCAATTGATGGAGCTAGTCATTTTACTCTTGGCTCAATTTATAGTAGTAACAGAGTTGATCCTATTCTTCCAAAGAGTGATGGCGGTGGTGTCGCACAAGCTCAGTTAAGTACAGGACAAGTAAGGGGTTTACGTGGAACAAACTTAACCGGTATAAATGCAAGGACATCTACAAACGAATTTGATCTTGGACTTAATTTTGCTTCTGACTCAGAAAGGCTAATTGGAAAATTACTATCTCCAAGTGTACTTGGATCTCCAAATGGAAGATATAGATTTTTTAGAGCACCTGAACTTTATGTAACTACCACTGGTTTTTTTGGCCAAGAACAAACCTCAGTTTTAAATGAAGGTTCAATTTCTGCAAATGGATATTTAGGTACACCATGGAATATTTATGTAAACAGTGAGTTTATGGGAGGCTTAGCAAGAAATGTCTTTGGAGATTTAACAGGAAAAGGAAATAGATCATTTTTTAAAGGTGAGTTTGCATTTAGTCCTTTAAAAACAGTTGATGTAATTGGTTCTTATACCAGAGCTGATGTAAACATGAGAGTGTTTGATAAAAACTTTCCAAAGGCAAGATCTTTATTTACACCAGATTTAAATAATTTTGATACTACTCTTAGCTGGCGTCCAAATCCAAAGAATGTAATTTTAAATAGGTTTTTTGGTGAAGTTAGTTCCACAAGATTAGATTCAAGTACACCAGAACTTGGAAGCTCAAAGATCTTTGCAGGAATCTTTCCAAGAAATTATGGTTATCAACTAAGACACCTTTCAAACCTTGATAAACACAAGTTCACGTGGGGAGGTGAGTGGATACATTCAAATAATCCTGCACAAGTAAGCACTAATTTCTTTAGCACAGGCATTGTTCCTCCTGTTCAAACAATTGGATACCTTAAAGAAAGATCAAAATATGACATCATTACTGCATACACACAAGATTTAATTAGACTAAACAAAAGAACAGATTTTGTGCTTGGATTTAGATACGATCAAATTTTCCAGAGAACAAAAGACAATACAATAGCTCAAACAATTACTGATGGAATGACTGCAAATCTTTTTGATTATGATAAAAGATTTACTGACAGAGTTTCATTTAGCCCTCAAGCTGCTGTTGCATATAACATTGGTGAAAACACTGTAGTAAGGCTTGGTTCACAACACAAAGCTTTTTACAATACTTTTTTACCTGAGCTTGCACCGCAAGACGTAGCAGGATTACCTTTTGGCGATCAAGGTGAGTTCTTTACACGTGGAACTGAAGGCTGGGAGCATGCAGCAAGTTTTGAACATAGACTTCCAAAGATTTTACCCTGGCTGGAAAATTTTATTAAAGTAAAACCTTTTTATAGAAGAATGCTTGTTAGAAACTTTGATAGCATAGCTGACTATCAAGTACAAAGAGTTAGAAACTGGGGTTTTGAAGTAGGTTACAACCAACTTATGTTTAAGCAAATTGGTTTTTTTGCAACATATGTTTATCAACATGTTCGGGACAGGACACCATACAAAATATTTGATGATACGACAAGCACTTTAGCAATTGTAAATGGAAAAATTCCAACCCTTCAAGTACCAAATAGAATTCGTTTTGGATGGACTTGGCATAGTCCAACAGGAATTAGCATAAACTTTATTAATACTTACATTGGACCAAAGTTTGGAACAATTGGAGAAGTGGATAAGATCAAAGGATATTTTCTTGGGGATGCAAATATTACTTATGAATCACCAAGAACAAGAAGCTATCTTTTAACTTTTGGTATAAACAATATTTACGGAGCAGCATTTAGACAATCACTTAGACAAAGAGATCCAGGAGTTACATTTTATGGAAACTTTGAGCTAAGAGGAGTATTGCCACTTAGTACACATTTTTGGAGATGA